The stretch of DNA ACATTTTGTGCTCTTACCACAAACTGTTGTTCACATCAATAGGTACAGCAAAAAGCCTTAAGACTTTATTGCTTAAAGcgatatttttatgtttacatttcttatgtattttatgtatttgtatttatactTGATGGTCAGGTAACAGTGCACATACcgtgcttttatttttagaataaGGTCAAGTGTTTGAATGTATGACTGAGTATACAAGGCTCATATCTTCACAAAGGATTTAATGGTCTTCAGTGTCGGACTCCCCTGTACACGTGCAAAATCCCCATGAGAAGAACAGTTGTGGATACTGGGCAATGTGGTTATAATTAAGAGCACAAAAGGAAATCCCCACCTATCCGTCTGTGAAGATTAATATCATGTACATAAACCTTTGCTCTTTGTAGGCACATTTCCTTCCCAGCTCACCACAAGAGCAGTAATGCAGTAAACGTCATTGAAGCACGTAAACTGAAGGGGAGCTGTTTTCCATCAACTCTTTGATCTGACATTTGACTTGGAGTTGTGTTTTAGGTCTCAGTGActcatttaaatgcatttccccattctctgtttttttttttcacacattgCAGATGCTGCCATTTTTTGATTACTTCAGCGTGTTGACACGCTCACTCATTGCATTCCTTTTCCATCATAATTTCTCATATTGTATTTCTAAATAATTTGTGACATGTTTAAACTACTATTATAAAAGATTTGTGAAAATTTAAATATGTCATTAATGATTTGCAATCCTGAATATGCAGCAAAAACATATAAAGAAATTACCCTGTTGCCCGAATTTATCTATTCCAGATTTGAAAGGTAGCTACCATCTTAATTACTATGTTGTTTTgtggaacaacacaaaaattCAGAGTTTAGGCTCaaaaatagaattaaaaaattCGCCTAACATGGGTGGGGCTGAGTATGGTGAATATTGTTAAAATATCACTCACTTTTTCTTCTGTCAGTCAACATTATACATGACAGCGTCATCAGATGATCAACAGATAGAACAACAATTAAAAACTGCCATTTAGAGCAGGTTAGGAgctaatttaattaatatttaagcaAACATGTTAACCATTTATTAGCCCTTAATTTAGTTTTCTTGTAAAGTTTTtacctgtttatttttgttttttttttatctagtgTGCTAAGACTTAAAAGCAGTAAAATGTTCACATTAAATAGTAAAATACTTATTTCCTTTAGTTGTTTTGGTTGTTCAGCTCAGAGGTAGTTTGTCGTTTCCATAGCAACTAGCAGACACAAGCGTGCGGACAAACGGTAACTAGCTAACTGTTGCAACTTGGAGTTAAGCTTGCATGTAATAATGATTATAAAAAACTTTAAAGAGGGAGTTTTCTTCAGGATAGCACTTGAGAGTCAACTTCCAATCATCTTAAAAGCCTGCCGTATTATTTGCTTTTGATACAGATTATGCTCAGGCTTGCTTTGTTCTATAGAAACGAGGATTGTGTGAACAGGTGAGGAAAATATGTAACGTTACAGTTATTAACTTACCCTGTATACGAGGATGTTTTTAGTTTTATACAAATTTACGTAACTTTGTATTAGAATTTTcgagtccaccttaaatgacgtgACTGTTACCTTGCTGCTTTAGCATACATAATGTAGAGTTAACCGCTGCACCTTCATATAACTACAGCGCCAGTTAAGATGGAACCGAAAAGTCGAGTAAGAAAGCACTTTcaaacaagataaaaaaaaaaaaaaaacttaaccGTTATCAGGATTTTAAATATTCGTTTCTatcaaataagaaaaaataatgCCCCCTATTTTCTCTGTGGTACTCAAGAAGTTCCTATCGAGTTTCAGTTTAACCATGGGAACAGCATATTGTATTTCTTTTTGTGTCCATTTGCGGACCATAAAAGCTGGTATTTTCTAATaattgcattaaaaataaattagacAATGAATACCTCGAATTAGTGAGACTGTTGGACTGCCAGGCCTAACACTTCTTAATTGCTGAGTACAGGTCTAATCAATTTTAGTGCTGCAGAGTTTCAGTGTCAGTGAGTCAATCCCACTGTACCATGTAGAGAGCTAGCTGGTGTCGTCAGAGATACTGGCTgtctgttattttttatttcttttttaactgCTACTTTTTGAAGTCTGTGAAAGAATGTTTAAGCTAAAAAGTATTTTTACCCCAAATGTTTTGCTCTTTAACTCATTGTAACTGTACATTCTAGTTCAGTTTTAAGGAGAGTAGCTTAGGTGTTTTAATTCTAGtggttatttaatgtttaaatatgcCAATTTCAGCCTTTCACCCCCTGAAAGTAACTTATGGAATTTATGTTGAAAGTCAACGGTTATTGATTtctatttcaatttttttttctttggtagTGGGTGATGTGTTAATAATCTCTTTCCTGTTTGCCTGATAATGTATTGTGTCTCTTTCAAAAACAGACCATGCTGAAACACTCAGGCACACAGACTTGATTTCAACAACTTTTTTGGGGACAGTGCTCACATCACACAACTGaaaattttagagcattttagTGTGCTGTGttaaatgaaacataaaatatgCTACACAAAGaatgcaaaataaaatgtatttaaaatggcAGACATCTTACCTATGATTATTAATGTGTACATCAATCACCCATAATCTTACACTTACATGgttgtgtagtgttagtgtgtgtttagctgGTGTGCACGGAACAGGCACAGCAGTCCTGCTATAGTTTTAAATACCTCAGTATCACTACTGAGAGATGTGAGTTGtggagaatagtccacaaaccaaaaatatccactaCCTACATAATACTTGATTTGTGAATAACCATATGAAATGATACAAACTATCCAAAGcaactgtctgtaattgtagaaatgcggagtgctcctgtatggcctgtggagctgagaaaatggacagggAGTCAGGGAGTGCTTCATGAATTGTGCTCTAACATATATTACACTTTTGGCAATAATGTAACATAAATTCTCCTTCCTCCTGCCATAGTATCCAACTATGATTGATTGTacataacattattttaaagtaattCAATATATATTAACCAATGTcattatttatgaatttaatatttgtaatatattttaataatttaatgtaaaatatacaatacATTTGGTCAAATCTGACAGCCAGATGAAACCACATCCttacacagttaaaaaaaaagtcacaaggATACTGTGAGCATAAATTACTCAGGGAAGATatctccatatatatatatatatatacagtgcaaATACATCAATACACATATGAAAAAATGCAGGAGCTATTGACTGAGACATTCagtgtggtaaaaaaaaaattaaacttggaaacagatttaatttaaactttattattttgacAGAGGTGATGCCATGTGAAAATTCTGCCTGTGTGAAGATCTTTGCCAAACAAGGATATGAATGCATTCAACCAGGATTTAGGAGCAATGGATCTGTGCAGAGAGGGAGACAAAACTTTCTTGGCAGGAGACATTGGGAGAGCAGCAGCTCTGTATACTCAGTCTTTTGGGAGTCATGCTGGAGTCACTATGGCACATATGCGGAGCTTGGACAGGTCCCATTTAGACCAGGTGATTTATACTCTGGAAGCTCGGCTTGATGGTCATGGGGTGGCACAGAACTCAATGGCGGGCCTTAGTAAAGGGCTTGCTGCAGTGTTCCTGTCAACCTTGTGCCCCAACAATATTTCTGCCTCCCTTTTTAAAATGGAGTCTGTCCTGCTGGGGAGTGGCCAGGGATCAAATGAGATCTTTGCCCGTTGTTCAGCCATTcttgagggaaaaaaatcccCCCGTCCTGAGGGACCTACACGTTTAATTCTGGAGTTAACTCGAGCCCTTGCCTGCTTGCTTTCAGAGCCACCTAACCCCAAAGCTCCTCGGCTCTATCTGCAGGCTTTCCATGGAAACAGATCAGAGACTGTACGTCTAGTCAAGAGTCGGCAAGCGGAGCACTTGCCTCGGATCCTTAAAGTTTTCTTTGATCAAATGTCCCACAGATTCCCCATTCTCCATGCAGGATGCATATTTGAGAGCAATCTCAGGCATGAAGAACTTTCTCCCTTGGAATCGGTGGAGTTCCTTCTGTCAGTTTTGCCTGAAAATACCCTGGTGAGAGAGCTTCATGCAGCTGTCTTGTTTTCTCAAGGTAAATTTGAGGAAAGTGCAGAGAATTTGACACTGGCTTTGCAGTTGGCAGAATCTCAGACTGACACAGTGGCAAATTTGGCCACATGGGGAACAGGACCAGAAAGAAAAGCCAGTTTATTTATTAGCAGAGCAGCTGCCCATTTTTCCACTGGTGGACATGCACAGGAAGCCTGTTTAGACCTCGGAGAAGGGTTCGCTGTTCACCCAGCTACAGCCAGACATCAGTTCCAGAGGGTGTTCTCTGATAGCCGTGAAGGAGCTGTGGCTCGTGTCCAGCTACGGCAGCAGGCTGAAAGAGGTCTGTCCAGCTTCAAGGAGATTGTTCTGGCTAGGCCTGACCTGCGTTCCTCCAATGGCTTAGAGTTACTGGACCCAGTCATTGCGCAGCTGCGAGCATTATGCCACCTGGAGCCTgatggaggagggagggagcTGCGGGTGCGGCTGGCGGAATGCCTGCTCCTCCGCGGTGAGTTTGGGGAAGCCCTGTCCATCAGTAGCCAATTAGCTGCCGCAGCCCCGCCCCAGCAGAGCTACCAAAACACAGTGCAGGTGCTACGTGGCTTTTCCCGTCTGCTCTGTGAGGACCACAAAGGAGCTCTGGAGGATTTCCAGGCTGTAATCGAGCACAGTACTCCACACCCTCCAAGCTGCGTCCGTGCACTCTGTGGTCGAGGCCTGTTACGGATGATGGCTCACACACATTACCTGACTGCTTTGGACTACATCACATCGAGCCGGCTCCAGCACCAGGACACAGCGTTGACTGTAAGGTGTCTGGTGCCATGGAATTATAGAGGTCTGCTGTGCACAGTGTTGCTGGAACAGGGAAGGGTGATGCTAGAAGAAGTTGGAGAGCAGAGTAGCAGTTCAGATTCCACTGCTGTGCAGGATCATCAGCAGAGTAACCAAAAGCCATCCATGCAGACAAAAGAGAGTTACAACATCAAAAATGAAGGGTACTGTATCGCTGCATAGTAAGGTTATACATTGCATGCTTTCAATATGTTTTTTGATGCTGatatcctgtttttatttctaataTCATAACCATTTATTAATAGTATAAATTGTGACTATATGATTACAAGGTGTAAACTAAACACCAGCCCTGCTTACTTAAGCATTCTCCAGAGTACAATAAGTGCTCTGTAAAGGTTGTTAATTTGAAATATTGTTTAAGCCTCAGTATATCTCTAGTGcaattgtttttaaacaaatgaaaattcaGCTGCACTGTTATGATCCAGAATGTACAAATGATACTGGAATTGCTGCCCACTAATATGATCCCAGCATCATTTGTACATCCTGGATCATAACAGTGCAGCTGAATTTTCATCTTCAGATGAAAACAATGCAGAACAATGCATTACTCTGATGGAGTCTGTATACTTTAGACTTACAAAGAATCCTTTGTGGTGAGAATCCCATGCACTttattttgttatcttttgCCCTTTCCTGTTGGCTTTCAGATCTATATAACAACAACGAGCCTCCACTGTATCTGGAGGCATTTCTTGAAAATATATCAGAGACAGACTGGTCTAAATGCTCAGATTTTTTGAATCAACtatcaaaagttttttttttaatagtgatATTCCAATCTTGTGTAAATTGGCCTTTCAGTGACATTTATGTAGTCAccgtattttaaacattaattatgaacaaaactggtctaaaactgaaatgaaacaaTCGTTATGAAACTGATTCattgtgtgaataagaagcactTCTCTTTTGCAAATCCTGTGTTGTATATGTTCAGAATTTCAGAAGGATCCACTTATCAAAGCCTGTATTCCTCATGACATGGCTGGTCGAATCTCTGATCTTACAGTCCCTTCTATACCCACTGTTGCACTAGCCTGTGAATTTACTTCCTGTCAGTTTACCCCAGACAGGGGAGGTATCATTTATGTCAGCATCATCCGTGCAAAGGCACTCAAGAATCCTTTCACACTTACGCAGACAGGTTTTAGTATGTAGTTTTTGAACTAATAATAGAAACTTTAGATGATGCAGGTGTCATTATGATTGGTATGAAATCAATGTTTGGAAAGGAAAACAGGTGACTTCTTGGGATTATAAAAATAGCAGGAGATGTGTGATCTGTCTGGTAAACAAGCAACATGATCTTCCAGTAaaccccttttctttctttttcctgatTACACACAAGTATTGGATTAGAAAGTACCTTAAGAGTTATAGTGATTACTTCTTcagaatttacatttaattgcattgaacataaaataaaaaatgtaatctaaaaaaaaaaatacagcttaTATGTGTTCTTTCTTCTATTTTTTAGtctatgttttatatatattggACTGGTTTTTAATAAGTGGTTTGAGGTAAAATagcagtgatggtttgggggtTACTATTTTCATGGTAGTGCTGAAAagtgaatttatatatatatcagtttataTATATCAGTATCAATATATCAGTTGTAGTGAAGGGTTTATGGATTTATGTATGTTTGTGCAAAATCATGAACAACTCACTATGGTAAAGTTTACCAggattaattgattgattgattagatgattgattgattggttaATTGATTTATGTTCAGAATGGCTGTAGGTGTGCATGCCCTTGCCGTCCTTTTGATGGATTTGCAGCCAGGTGTGGATGCACCACAGGTCCTTGCAGCAGATGCTCTCTATCAATTGGACCACGCTGAGGAGGCATACCGTCTTCTCTTGTGCATGGAGCACTCGTCTCCACGCTCTGTTATCCTTGTCCGATTGGCCATGCTTCAGCTGCATCGTGGCTTCCAATATGATGCTCACCAGGTAGATCTATTTAATCAGATGTCAGCTTCATTTATGGGGACAAACTGCCCTGCGGTTTCCACAACAACAtgctaacacatacacacattatatgTTCAACCTACAGTAATGACTTTCCTCTCTGTAACCTTTCTGTGTGATGTGGCTTACAGCTGCTGAAGAAGCTTATCCACTGTGGGGACACTAGCTGCCTACGCCCTCTGCTCTCAGTTGCAGCCCCCAAAGACAGGGCACTCCTGGAGAAACACTGTCACAATGCCTCCAAACGCATTCTAGAAAGTCAGCAGGAGGAAAGTGCCATCAGAGAGGCAGTGGCCTATCTGTCTATAGCCATTATGTCTTcaggtatgtatatatatatatatatatatatatatatttgctttaTGACTCAAACAGTAAATACCCACAGTAGTTACTATGAACTAGGGATCATAAGACATGACCAGTGGTGTCAATGGAAGAAAATGTTTGTGACTCTGGCTGGGAAAGGCTGCTCTGTGGTTTTCAGAGGAAGTGACAGAACTGATAGTAAATGTGTGACGTACAGTACTTCCCATAACATTGTTTCTTCAGAAATTTTGTAGACACGTTTATTCGGTTTGCTTTCCAAAATGTCATTTATAATTTGCAAACTTGCCCCTCTTCTAGAAAACAATCTCAAAACTAAGTTTATTACTTAAACGTACTCTTAATTCTTTAGGTGGTGAAGCAGTAGACTCACTATTGGAGAGAGCAAGATGCTATGTACGACTTGGCCAAAGGAAGACTGCTGTTTTTGACTTTTCTGCTATTATTAAGGAGCACCCAGACCATGTTCAAGCCTTGTGTGGAAGAGGGTTTACCTATGTAATGTTAAACCAGCAGAAGGTTTGCTATTACAAATACCCGAACATAAtagaatttaaattaattttatttatttatttgtttatttatttatttttaattattattattattattattattctgcttaatacatttttgctgtagattaaATAAGTATATTAAATCTTTGGATTGTTGTGGGCAGTACTGCCCCCTGTAGTAAATAGGATTTACTTCATAGcgctttttaaatttttgttcCCTGCAGCCATTAcattattcattaaaataagcgggatataaatattttcagcatttagcaaacacattttaattaatcacTGTTTCCATTATCTTTAAAATAGAACTGTAGGGATATTATTCCATACATCCAAAGCTCAATCTTAGAAGAAGTGAAGCAAAAGTGCAGCTTGCTTTTCGTCTTGTCAGATTTTGACATCTTGGGTAGTGTACTAACTAGTTCAGCTAAAATTTTCAGATTTCCTCCTACTTTcctctttttttaatgtaagaTTGCTACTTTATTTCTAATGTTTTCAGAAATGTCTCCTGAAAAAGTAGTACCTTGTCCTAATTCCTGTTTGgagtggaaattaaataaatgaagggggttttacactgtatttttcctGGATCTGAAGTatgttttcattatttgagtttttaaaaataaaatgctattCTCATTTCAATGCTTCCCAGGAATCCACACAGGACATACTGGCAGCCCTTAAAGTTGATGCAGAACATGTCACTCAGAGTATCCTGTCTCTGAAGGACAAGGCCCGGAATCTTGTCTGTGAATGGCTTCGGCAGCACTGCCATGATAGTCTTTCTACTATTCTGTCAACTAACCCTGTGCCTTGTCGAAAGGAGTGTTTGCGAGAAGCATTCCTCATTGGTGGAGTGCTCATGAAAACTGACTCCAAGGATCCACGGTGGCACCTTCTTTATATAGACATCCTGTTGGCTGGAGGTGAAGTTTCTGTATAATTTCAAAACTTTCTCCCTAGAGTAAGATTTTCAGACACAGGGTTGTAGATGAGTCAAAGCCTCCAACTCTAATTAATTATCTCAGGGGAAACGAAGGCAGCAGGTGCGCACCTTCGGCAGGTCTTTGGGCAGGAGCCTCGTGATGCAGCAGCCTTGGCCAGGTGGGGAGTGGTAGAGAGCTGGCAGAAGAACTACAGATTGGCAGCCAGACGTTTAAGTGCTGTGTCTGAGAAAGAGCCCTCCATGCTAGACTTCCTCCTCACTCTCATTCAAACCACACAAAGGCCACATCTAGCACAGGTAAGATAATAAAGTTAACTTTATTTTGTATCagtgttttgaccaaagtatACTACTGGTTGGAAATCTCTGGATGGGCTACTTTAAAACCCCACAGTAACACTGAATTGTGTGACTTGAGCAAGGCTTATGGGACTTATACCACTGCTTTGTGAGAATGGATTACTAACCCAATAATACTTATTAAGCAGTGATCCATGCTTTCTATCAGTGGAAAATGGTGGGGAAAAGAGGGGCTGTCAAACTGTAGATCAACAGGCAAGTGACAGCAACTGTAAATTTACAAAAACATATTGTATGGAGGGAGATTagtctgaagaaaaaaaaacaaaaaacaaaacagtgtcaTCTAGCGGTGACTTGTTCGCCTGGCCACATTTGTCTCCTACACCCCAAgtacatatctctgcaggccggaggcccgCAAGTGGGCAAAAACCAGCAAGTGGGCAAAAACCAGCAAGTGGGCGAAAACCAGCAAAtgggaggggcgtacgcagc from Hoplias malabaricus isolate fHopMal1 chromosome 5, fHopMal1.hap1, whole genome shotgun sequence encodes:
- the ttc34 gene encoding uncharacterized protein ttc34; translated protein: MNAFNQDLGAMDLCREGDKTFLAGDIGRAAALYTQSFGSHAGVTMAHMRSLDRSHLDQVIYTLEARLDGHGVAQNSMAGLSKGLAAVFLSTLCPNNISASLFKMESVLLGSGQGSNEIFARCSAILEGKKSPRPEGPTRLILELTRALACLLSEPPNPKAPRLYLQAFHGNRSETVRLVKSRQAEHLPRILKVFFDQMSHRFPILHAGCIFESNLRHEELSPLESVEFLLSVLPENTLVRELHAAVLFSQGKFEESAENLTLALQLAESQTDTVANLATWGTGPERKASLFISRAAAHFSTGGHAQEACLDLGEGFAVHPATARHQFQRVFSDSREGAVARVQLRQQAERGLSSFKEIVLARPDLRSSNGLELLDPVIAQLRALCHLEPDGGGRELRVRLAECLLLRGEFGEALSISSQLAAAAPPQQSYQNTVQVLRGFSRLLCEDHKGALEDFQAVIEHSTPHPPSCVRALCGRGLLRMMAHTHYLTALDYITSSRLQHQDTALTVRCLVPWNYRGLLCTVLLEQGRVMLEEVGEQSSSSDSTAVQDHQQSNQKPSMQTKESYNIKNEGMAVGVHALAVLLMDLQPGVDAPQVLAADALYQLDHAEEAYRLLLCMEHSSPRSVILVRLAMLQLHRGFQYDAHQLLKKLIHCGDTSCLRPLLSVAAPKDRALLEKHCHNASKRILESQQEESAIREAVAYLSIAIMSSGGEAVDSLLERARCYVRLGQRKTAVFDFSAIIKEHPDHVQALCGRGFTYVMLNQQKESTQDILAALKVDAEHVTQSILSLKDKARNLVCEWLRQHCHDSLSTILSTNPVPCRKECLREAFLIGGVLMKTDSKDPRWHLLYIDILLAGGETKAAGAHLRQVFGQEPRDAAALARWGVVESWQKNYRLAARRLSAVSEKEPSMLDFLLTLIQTTQRPHLAQAASLEASSVAESGQKERALALITVAVRAVGGTKLQLLRQRAACLVQLGLHERAISDLDQVIHSHSPDSNEEPAVWVKDLCQRGCSLLLCSRDELALQDFSQALDLDVEQTLLCVDTGPSRTHLSEVFLRVALQHYGEQQLERAWYLTERGLKLNSSHMELRRLRARIKREISSPCTVH